The Magnetococcus marinus MC-1 genome contains the following window.
GGCCGGACCGTAACAGCGTACAGCTGTGGAACTGCGGCATGCCGGATCTGCTGATATTTGATCCAGATCTGACGGTACACCGTCTCACCTCAACCCATATGCCCTTGGGCATTATGCCGCAGCCGTTTAACCAGGATTCGGGACGCATCCACCCCCTTCAGCCGAGCCAACGCCTCGTTGTCTATTCCGACGGCATTGTCGAAACCCTAAACCAACACTTTGAAATGTATGGAGTTGAGCGCTTGATCGCGCAATGGGTACAGATACACCAACAGCATGGGGATTTAACGGAGATTTTAACCGATTTAAACCGGTTTCGTGGCACGCAACAACAGACGGATGATATCACTTTGATGGAGCTTACACCGTGATCAAAACCTATGAAAAAGACCAACATCTCGTGGTCGTTTTACCCGCGCGGTTTGATTTTAAAATGGCCGACTATTTCCGCGAGATTTACCATAACCATCCACCCCGCTCCTACCATATTGATTTTAGTGCGGTACACAGCATGGACAGTGCCGCCCTAGGCATGTTGCTCCTGCTGCGGGAACATTGCGGTGGCGAGCAAGCCCGTATCACCCTAAAAAACTGTCACGGCCAGTTGGCACAGCTACTAAGAATTGCGCGTTTTGAACAAATATTCCACACCGAACCCGCCCTAAGTTAAGCGTTCAGTAGCAACATTTGTTTGGGCACACTGGCCAACAAGGCTGCCAACACCACTTTAAGCAGTTCCGGGTTTGGATGGGAGTCCCGCCAAGCCAGTGCGATACGCCGCACTGGCGCGGGCTCCTTAAAATAAGCGTAGCGCAGCGCCGAGCGGCTCTGTTCTGGGCAGTTAAGTGAACTGCACACCATGGTGGTAATCGAACTCATGGGTAGCACGGTGATCCCCACCCCGCTGGCCACCATATGGCGAATGGTCTCTAGGGAGCTGCCCTCGATAATATTGTGCAGGCCAGTCGCGGTATCCACCACATAGTGACAGGCGGGGCAGATCTCCAACACCTGATCCCGAAAACAGTGCCCCTTGCCCAAGAGCAAGAGCCGCTCCCCAGCCAGATCATTACCCGACAGATCATGACGCCCTGCCCAAGGGTGGCCCGCAGGCATCCCCACCACAAAGGGTTCATCATACAGGGGTGTTGTCACAACCCCTGGTTCATCATAGGGCAGCGCAATGACCATGGCGTCCAGCTCACCCCGTTTCAGTTTTTCTGACAATGAGGCGGTAAAATTCTCTTCTAACAGCAAGGTTAACTGTGGCGCCCACTGGTGCAGCTCGGGCACAAAGGAGGGGAAAAGATAGGGGGCGATGGTAAAGATGGCCCCCAGCCGTAAAGAACCTTTTAGAGGGTCATTCTCCTCACTACGGGCCGCTAGCTCAATTTGCGCCACCGCCTCAAGGGCTTGTTGAATGCGCGCCAAGATGCGCTCCCCCTCGGTAGTGACCCGCACCTCGTGTTTAAAGCGCTCAAACAGCACCACCCCTAACTCTTCTTCCAGGTTACGTACCGCCACACTGAGCGAAGGCTGGCTGACATGGCAAATTTTGGCCGCTCGGCTAAAGGTACCTTGCCGGGCGACTGCCATGACATAACGCAACTGGTTAAGGTTCATTTTAAGACTCGCTTCCATTCAGGTTTTTTCAGGACAAAGCCCCCACGGCACCTCGTCCACCCAAGCTACCCATACCACACCCATCAGCGCGTCACCCTGCACGGTATCGCAGGCGGGCCAAACCCATACACCCATGCTGAGCAGACGCCGCTGCAAGGGTAACAACGCCGCGGGCGCAAGCCCCTCATAGGGGATAATCGCCCCATCCAGACCATGGCTTTCCCAACGTTGCACCACGGCATGGTGGGCCTCTAGAGCGGCGCTTACTTCGGCCACCAGCAGGGCCAGATTGGCCCCTGGGCTCCAGACCTCCAAATGACAAACGCCGACCTTAGGGTCGGCGTTTGAACCTAGGCGTGCCGTGCAGCCGCCCTTAACCATCGGCAAGGATGGCGCGCATAAGCTCCTGTTGTACCCGCATATAGTCGGCATTGGGCACCTGACAGGTGCCTGCGGCATGGTGTCCCCCTCCGCCATATTTTAGGCAGAGCTCCCCAATATTGGTTTTTGAGGTGCGGTTAAAGATGGACTTACCCAAGGCAAATACCGTGTTTTTACGATCCTTACCCCACAGCACATGCATAGAGATATTGCATTGGGGATAGAGCGCATAAACAATAAAGCGGTTGCCAGCATGGATGGTTTCATCCATACGCAGATCCAGCACCGCCAAATTTTCATGGATTTTGGTGCGCATCTGAATTTGGGTTTTGAACAGGGTCTCTTCTTCAAAATAGAGATCCACCCGCTCTTTGACGTCGGGCAAAGCCAAGATTTCAGCGATGGTGTGGTTGCGGCAGTAGTCGATCAACTGCATCATCAACTCATAGTTGGAGATGCGGAAATGGCGAAAGCGGCCCAGGCCGGTCCGGGCATCCATCAAAAAGTTAAGCAACGCCCAACCGTCGGCAAACAGCACCTCATCTTCATTGTATTGGGCTGAGTCGGCCTTATCCACCTCCACCATCATATCGTCGGAGATACCGGGCAGTTTCTCTTTTCCGCCAAAGTATTCATAGACGACCCGCGCCGCCGATGGGGCTTCGCCATCGATAATCATGTTGGCGGGCAGTCCCTGCCCTTGGTCCACCCGTACCGTTTCACTGTGGTGGTGGTCAAAGCAGAGATAGCAACCTGGCACGTAGGGAAGGTTGGTGGTGATATCCCGTGCGGTGATATCAATGACACCATCTTGCATATCCTTGGGATGCACAAACTTGATGTCATCAATCAGATCCAGCTCCTTCAGGAGCACGGCACAGACCAAGCCATCAAAATCACTACGGGTAACGAGACGGTATTTATCGGCTGCCATTCTTTTCCCTCAAAAAAATCAAAGACTGCTCCACACCCTACAGGCCCAGCCGGTATAAGCCCTGACAGAAAGCAAACTTGCGGGCTTGAACTCGGTTACGTGAGGCAACCCAATCGGCAAAACAGTAAGTGTCACTTCTTCACCCGCTAAAATTAACCCAACCCATGAGCCATGGTAAAGCCCTAAATGGGCAGAACCGCAGCGCCAACCCAAAGATTGCGACTTTTTTTGCTTGGCCACGCCCAAACTTATGCTTCAGCGTGGTCAAAGCACAACGCGCCCATCGAGCCTAATGGTTGTCATTCGCCGAAAACCACAACCTATTTTCTCACTTGTCGCAACCTATTGCTCGGTCATGAGCACATAGCGATTCACAGTTTGATGATAATGCGCTACACTCGGGCAATTACCGTAGCAATATAGAGTGGCCAACCCCGTCAACCCTGCTGCGGAGAGGGCAAGCGATGATGCATCAAATCCAAAGCCTCCCCCTACTTTTGACCGTCTTGCTTGCGTTTAGCCCAATGGCCACCCCCTCGGCCCAAGCAGAGACACCATCCACAACCTTGGTTCTCGCTGTTGCCAACTCAACCTGCGACCTTTTTAGGGCGCTTAGTCAACCGTTTCAAAAGCGCACCGGTCACACCACAACTTTGATTTGCAAATCCTCTGGTCGGCTTGCCAAAGGGCTGGCAGGACAAGCAATCGAAGCGGACTATTATCTCTCTGCCAATAAAAAATGGATGGATTTTATGGTGGCAGCGCAGTTGGTCCAGGCTCCGCTGGTGCGTCAGGTGTGGGGTAACACACTGGTGGTGGCAGCCCCTCTTACCACGCCAATCAGCCTCACCGGCTTACAGGATCTGGCGCAGCCAAAGGTAAGCACCCTTTTAATCGGCGACCCCAGCACGGCCCCCTTTGGCCGCTACGCTAAGCAGGTTTTGCAAAAGGCTAACATCTGGTCGGCCATACGCCCAAAAATTGCGACCCGTTTGCACATCACGTTACTGGCTCAAGAGCTTGAGCAGGCCAACGCCACGACCGTTGGTATCCTGTTCGCCACCAATTTAACCCCAAAACATCGTTTGTTGTTTGCGATCCCCGCACAGCAGCAACCCCCTATTCAGTATTTTGCCGCGCCCCTTGATAAAAGCAAACACCCAACTGAAATTAAAGAATTTTTACAGTTTATGCAAAGCGATGAAGCACGCACAATAATCACTCAGGCAGGTTTTTTACTGGGGGAGCCTAACACGCCATGAAAGGTTTGGCCCGTTACCGTAATCTCCCGCTGTTTTGGCAACTGTTACTCCCCATGTTGCTGGTGGTAACACTATGGTTTGCCCACGCCCTCTACACCTTGCACGGAATGGGACAAGGCCAACACCGCCTCGTCAATCTTTATAACGACAAAGTACAAAGACTCCTGGAAATGGAACGGTTGCAGGTGGAGATCTCACGCATCCATCTGCTGCTGCTTAAACATTTGACCAGTGAATCTGGTCAGCAGATGGCGGTTACCAAACAAGAGCTTGATCAACACACCCAAGCGTTATACAAACTTCTTCAAGAGGTCTCCCATGAGCGCACCAGTCATGCTGCATCCTTAGTGAGCAATCAGGTTGATGAGATTTATCAACACTATATTACAGTCTTGGGTAAAGTGCTCACCTTGAGCGGTGATTTTGAAAAGGAACGAGCCCTTGCCTTGCTTGAGTCTGAGACCGGACCTGCGCTGGAGGCCATCCATGCCATCTTTTTAGATTTGACCCTTACCGAAGAAAACCATATGCACCAAGGGTTTAAAGAAGCTCTTACGTTACAAAACCGCATCTATGTCACCACGCTCTTCACGGGCATTTTCATTGCGCTCATATCTTGGTTGGTCATTTGGCTGGTTTCACGACAGACCTCCATGCGCCTACAGCAGTTGGTGCAGGAGGCCACAGCCTTAGGGCAGGGGCAACTAAACACCCGTTTAACCATCGAAACCGAGGATGAGATCGGCAAACTGGCGCACAGCCTCAACACCATGGCCTGCCAATTAGAAGCGGCCATGACCGAGGAGCACGTGGCCTCCGTGGCGCTACAGCAGGCCAACCAAAAACTTCAATCGGCCCAAGACCGGCTGGAAGAGCGGGTCAAAGCCCGCACCAAACGGCTGGCCCTGAGCGAGCAACAGTTACTGGCAGAAATAACCATTCGCTCCGCACTCAATACCTTGTTGGAACGCACCTTAGCCACCAATACCATCCAGGAGTTGATGGAAGCATGCCTAGAAAGCCTACTCTCGCAACCCTTTCTGGGGCTGGCTCAACAAGGAGGCTTTTTTCTGCTTGAAGCGGAGAGCGGCAGACTAAAACTCCAGTGCGGGGTGGATTTTCCCATGGATGTTTGCCACCAGTGCCAAGGCACAGCCAACGCCCCGTGTCATCTTTCCTTAGCCGATGGACAGGTGCGTTTTCATGCCACCACCACGTATGATGGCGAGCTGATCGCCCTCTACGTCACCCCTTTGCAGATTGAGGGTGGGCTGTCGGGGGTGATGATGTTGCGGGGCGACACCTTACAAGGGGAACGCCTAGAGACCACCCTCTTTTTACAGTCATGCGCCCGCATTATCCGCATGGCTCTTAAACGGCTCCATCTGCAAAGCGTCATGTTACAACAAGAGAAAATGGTCTCCTTGGGAGAGATGGTGGCCGGTGTCGCCCACGAGGTTAACACCCCGGTGGGCATTGGCGTTACCGCCGCCTCAGAACTATGCAGTACCACCCAACAATTTAGGCGGCTGCTCAACAGCGAGGGCATTAGCGAGGATGAGCTGGAGAGCTATCTCCATAGTGTGGAAAGTTGTAGTCAACTGATTCATGACAGCATGCAGCGGGCGGCAACGCTGGTGCGCAGTTTTAAAATGGTCTCGGTAGATCAGTCCAGCGAGCAGCAACGCCGCTTTAATCTCTACCAACATCTTGAGGCCATTACCACCAGCTTGCGGCATCAGATCCGGGGGGCTCAGGTGGAGATTGTAATCTCCTGCCCGAGGGATTTGGAGGTCAACAGCTACCCTGGCGCCTATGCCCAGATTTTTACCAATTTAATTCAGAACTCCATCGTTCACGGTTTTGCTGGCGACATGCCCACCGTGGGGGGCATCCTCTCCATTGAAGTAGGCCCCCATGGCGATCAACTGCAAATCCTCTATCGGGACAATGGTAGCGGCATTGATCCGGCGGTGCGTTCAAAAATTTTTCAACCCTTTTTCACCACCAAACGCCACCGTGGGGGCAGTGGTTTGGGCATGCATGTAGTGTTTAACTTGATCACAGGCCTGCTTAAAGGCACCATTAGTTGCGAGGCCTCCCCAACTGGAGCGCACTTTCGCATCCTCCTCCCCTGGGCGTGTGAGCCCCACCTAACAGCGACTGAAGCCCGCCCTCATGTTTGAGTATGCAGGTCCGCTCTACCGTCCCCCCTCAGAGGCGGCGCACCTGATCCTACAAGCCACCATCGGTTGCAGTGTTAACCACTGCACATTTTGCAGCATGTATCGGCATAAACGGTTTCACATCAAACCCTTACCGCAACTTTTTAAGGAAATTGAGCATGCCGCCAGCGCATGGCCCACCGCCCGCCGGGTATTCCTGGCCGACGGCGATGCACTGGTATTGCCCACCGACCATCTGGAGCGCATACTCGATCATTTACGGCGACATCTCCCCCAATTGCAACGGGTAAGCTGTTATGCCCTACCGGCTAATTTACGCAAAAAAAGCTTGCGCGAACTTAACCGCCTAGCGGCCAAAAAGCTGACTCTTATCTATTATGGCATGGAGAGTGGTGACGCTAACCTGTTAAAAATCATCCGCAAGGGCGCCACGCCCGAGGGCATGGCCGCTGGAGTGTGGAAAGCCCATGAGGCAGGCCTCAAGATCTCGGCTACGGTTATCCTAGGACTGGGTGGGCAGCGTCTGTGGCAGAGCCATATTGACCACACCGCTGAACTGATTAACCGGGTCCCCCTAAGCTATCTTTCCACCCTACAACTTTACCTCGACCCTCACCTAGAGGCGGCATTTTTGGCACGCTTCACCCCCCCTTTTCAGTTTCAACAGGACCACCAGATTTTGCAGGAGTTGGCTCAGTTGGTGGCAGCGATTAACCACCCACCCAAGCGCATAATCTTTCGTTCCAATCACGCCTCCAACGCGCTGGCCTTAGCGGGCAATCTACCCGACCATCAAGCCGCACTGTTAGCCCGCATTGCCCAGGCCCAAGCCAACGTACAAGGGTTGCGTCCCACCTGGACACGCTCCCTTTAATCACCCTGGCGTGGCGCACAGCTTGGTTGCAAGCCTCACCGCAATCCTGAGGGGGAATAGAAGAACCCGATCTTCACCCATGCCCTACCAGAGCCCCCCTCGTCCGGCTATTTCATCAATCCCTTCGATGATCGCATAGAGACTTGGATTTTAAAGGCTTTCTTAACGCGCACAAGATACTTATTGATCGCTTCAAGCGCTAAAAAGTTCTTTAAAATTCAAAGATCAAGCGAGAGCGTCTGGGATTTATAAAATAGCCGGGCTAGCCCCCCGACAAGCGCTGCTCAAAATGGTGTAGTTGCGCCATAAAGGCTTCGGGCTGATCGGCATGTACCCAATGGCCCGCCTGGGGGATCTGCACCCCTTGAATATGGGCATTACAGGCTACCATTTGCCTGAAGGTCTCGGGGGAAAGATAGTCGGAGTGCTCCCCCCGCATAAGCAGGGTCGGCATACTTAGACCGTGCAGTTGATCCCAGCGGGGCTGTTGGGCAGGGGCCGCGACACTGGCTAGCATACCGGGTTTATAAAAACGCCAATCCACCTGGCCCTGCTCGCTTACGTGCAGATTGCTGTAGAGGAAGGCCCCCAGTCGCGCCACCGCGCCCCACCCCGCTGCATGGGCCTGTTGGGCAAAAGTGTGGGCAAAATAGTGTTTGGCCGCCGCTTTGTCGGCAAAGGGTGTAGGGATCATCTCTAGCAGCTTAGCCGAACGATCCGCTATTTGGTTTTGCCCACCTGGACCAATATCCACGATCACCAGCCCCCGCAAACGCTGGGGGTACGCATGGGCAAAACAGAGGGCCACCCGCCCACCTAGGCTATGCCCCACCAGCACAAAGCGGGACCAACCCAGCGCATCCACCAGCATTAAAAGATCGTTGGCATAATCCTCCAACGCATAACCTTGTGCCGGTTTAGCAGAGCGACCATGCCCCCGTTGATCATAGGTAAGTATCTGCCGCCCCTGCTGCATGCCCCGCACAATGCGCCGCCAATTCTGGCCCGCCCCCATGAGACCATGCAGAAACACCCATGGGGGGGCATCGGCCTCGCCGGTTACGCGATAATGCAACGCGGCCACCCCTTCCATACCCCCCTCTTGTTCCATCCTGCCCCCCTACCCCCCGAAAATGCGCACGGATGAACCTAGCGATTACGCCCGCTCGGCCACTCGGCGCCATCCACAGGCCCTGCCGTAAAGCCCACAACCGGGCGCGGAAGCGGGCCACCATGGACCCGCTAAAATCATGGTTAACCTGTTTTTTTGCTTTACAAAACCCAACCATCCCTTTTAGGGTAGTCGTTGTCTGACTCTATTTTTTGTAAAGAAGCCGCTTTTGTAAAGAAGTTAAATATGCGTCACACCTCTGTACATCGCGCATCCTCTGTGCGTTTCCTCCGGCCTGCACCACGCTTTGTGTGCAACGGCCTACCCCTGCTGCTGCCGTAAGGCATACACGCGACTGTAGACCCCAAGGTGCGTATCGACCTTAACCGATACACCCCCAAGCATGACCACATAAACCTGCCAACAGGAGGGCACGGTGAACCCTATCTGCATCTCATTGTATTTGGATCGGCGTCTGACCCCTGACCGTTTGGGTCCGCGACTAGCGACCTTTCCGCACGCCCTTAACGCAGGCGGCGCGACAAGCCGTCCGACACATAACCAATGAGATAGAGTGATCTCTTCATAAAAAATCAGGAGTAGCATCATGAACGGTTCGATGCCCTTTCATAAATATAGCCCCTACCCCCCTGTAGCCCTTGCCAATCGGCAGTGGCCCAACCGCACCCTCACCAAAGCGCCGCTTTGGTGCAGTGTCGATCTGCGCGATGGCAACCAAGCCTTGGCGAACCCCATGGGACCTCAAGCCAAACGGCGCATGTTTGACCTGTTGGTCGAGATTGGCTTTAAAGAGATTGAGGTGGGGTTTCCCTCGGCCTCGCGGGATGATTTTCAATTTTTGCGGGATCTCATTGAGCAGAAGGCCATCCCCGACGATGTGACCGTGCAGATGTTGGTGCAGTCCCGCGCCCACTTAATTGAGCGCACCTTTGAAGCCTTACAAGGGGCCAAGCGGGCCATTGTGCATCTTTACACCCCCACCTCTAGCTTGCAGCGGCGGGTGGTGTTTGGCAAAAGCCAACAAGAGATCATTGATGTCGCCGTTGAAGGCACCCAGATGATCAAGGAGCATGCCCAGCGCTCTCCCGAGACCGAAATCGTGTTGGAGTTCTCGCCCGAGAGCTTTACCGGCACCGAATTACCGTTTGCGTTGGCCATCAGCGAAGCGGTGCAGCAGGTGTGGCAACCCACCCCTGCCCAACCCATGATCCTTAATTTGCCCGCGACCGTGGAGATGTCCACCCCCAATATCTACGCCGACCAGATTGAGTGGATGCTCAGCCACCTTAGCGACCCCCAGAGCATCATTATCAGCCTGCATGCCCACAATGATCGGGGTACTGCGGTGGCCGCCACCGAGTTGGCCATGTTGGCCGGTGCGGGCCGGGTGGAGGGAACCTTGTTTGGCAATGGCGAGCGCACCGGTAATACCGATGTGGTGGCGGTGGCGATGAATTTGCACAGCCAGGGCATTGATGCTGGGCTTAATTTTTCGGAGATGCCCCGTATTATTGCCACCAGCGAAGCCTGCACCGGCATGAGCGTCCCGCCCCGGCAGCCCTATGCGGGAGAGCTGGTCTTTACCGCTTTTTCGGGCAGCCATCAGGATGCCATTCGCAAGGGATTACATCTCCACAAGCAGGAGCAGGCGCAGCAGTGGGCGGTACCCTATCTGCCCATTGATCCCCAGGATCTTGGCCGCCACTATGAACCGGTTATTCGCATCAATAGCCAGTCGGGCAAGGGCGGCATGGCCTTTATTATGGAGGAGCGTTGCGGCATCCACATGCCCAAAGCCATGCAGGTGGAGTTTAGCCGGGTCATCCAGGCTGTCACCGATGAGATGGGCCGGGAGCTACAGGCCGATGAAATTGAACAGCTCTTTTTCAAAAACTTTGTCTTGCAGGAAAACCCCTTGAGTCTGGGTCATGTTGAGCATCGAGAGGAGACCGAGGAGCGCCATCATCTGCACGCCCAGGTCAGTTATGCAGGCACCGTGCAGGCGTTGCAAGCCCATGGCAATGGCCCCATGAGCGCCTTGGTCAATGCGTTGGAGACCTTTTATAGCATGACCATCCAGATCCATGACTACCACCAGCACGCCCGCACCGCCGGACGGGACTCGGAGGCGGTTAGTTTTGTGCAAATCAGCGTAAATGGTGGCAAGCCGACCTTTGGGGTAGGCTTGCACACCGACAGCAGCCGCTCTGCGTTGGAGGCCGTGCTCTGTAGCATTAACCGAGCTTTAGCCACATCTTTAACCTAATCTGCGCGTCCTACAGCGGGTAGTCCTGGGCTACCCGCTGCTTATGGGATTAAGCAATGCGCCAGTCATGCACATTTTACCAATCTGACACCACCTCTTCCGCATTCTCCTTTTATGATGGTTCTCAACAAAAACACTTGGCCTATGCTGCCAAGTGACCGCTTTTTAAGCGCTTAGGCGTGTTACGCCGTCATGGTGCGGTCAAAACAGACACACGTGTTTAAGGAGGCACGGGCGATTCGCACGGGCCACACCTTAGGTGTTTAGGTTGCGATAACACCCTAAAACTTGTGCAGTGTATTCGCTCAGCTTAGGCCACGGAACGGCATAAGCCCCCCATGAGCAACCTGCCTTTATGGTAAAACACCTCTCATCCGGCCTTGAACAACAGGTTTATTTATCCTTAGAAGAGGTCCACCATGAACGATGATCGTGTGTACAATGTTCTGTTTGTCTGCGCCCACAACGCAGCCCGCAGCTTAATGGCGGAAGCGATCCTTAACCGTGAGGGTAAAGGCCATTTTCGCGGCTATAGTGCCGGTAGCCAGCCGCGCACCGAAATACACCCTTACGCCCTAGAGCTTTTGCAAAAAATGCATCTTGATACCAGTGTCTTACGCCCAAAAAGCTGGTCTGCTTTTATTGAGAGCGCGCCCCCCCCCATCGACTTTGCCTTTACCCTATGCGATAAAACAGCGGCAGAACCCACCCCCAACTGGCCAGGACAACCCCTTGCCATTGACTGGTCCATACCCGACCCTGCTCTGGTGGAGGGCAATGAGGCGCAGCGAAGCCTTGCCTATGCTGAGACTTTTCGCATGATTACCAACCGTATTAGCGTCTTTGTAAATCTGCCCTTTGAGCGGCTAAACCACATGAGCCTCAAAGAGCAATTGATCCATATTGGCCGACTCTAAGCCCCTGTCGTATCCCGTCCCTTGCCTGGGCCAAGCGTGCCACGCCGCGCTTGGCCTATGGGCAAAAAAACGCTACTATAAAAAACTTTCAGGCTGTCCGTTAACCCCCCTGGGCCACAGGGCTGTGCCTGGATGGCGCCACCGCCAAGCCTTATGACGCAGAGCTGTTGCCCCGCTGAGCCGCCCACAGCAGGCATGGCCCCCTACGCAGGCTAAGCATGGACAAAAAGCCAAACATGATGACCTACTATGCATCCGCGCACCTTTAATCATGGGGCAAGGTGAGCACATACCTTGTTGCCATAAGCGCTAAATCGGGGAGCTTTACCATGTTTCACCCCCCTTCACGACCCCCTTCAAGCCGCCGCTATAGCCGCCGCGAAACGCTGTGGTTGCTTAGCCTTACCACGGCGGGTTGGGCGAGCAGTTCCCTATTGAGCGGCTGTTCTGTTAATCCGGTCACAGGGGAACAGCAGCTTATGCTGATGAGCCCCGCCCAGGAGCTGGCGGTGGATCGGCAGCACGCCCCCCAGCAATTTTCCAATGACTTTGGCGCGGTGCAGGATGAGGCGCTTAATCGCTATCTCACCCGCGTTGGCCAAGAGATGGCCCAGCTGAGCCATCGCCCGCAGGTGCCCTATAATTATCGTGCGGTCAACGCCACCCACGTCAACGCGTACACGTTTCCAGCGGGCAGCACCGCCGTAACCCGTGGCATTTTATTGGAGATGCAGAACGAAGCCGAACTGGCGGCGCTATTGGGGCATGAATTGGGCCATGTTAACGCACGGCATGCCGCCCAACGCCAAACCCGCAGCCTCTTTACCCAATTGGGTTTGAGTGGGATAGGCTACTTAAGCAGCTACTACAGTCAGACCGCTGGTATGTTGGTCAACTCGTTGGGAGGCGTCACTTCGAAAGCGCTACTCTCCAGTTACAGCCGCGATGATGAGCGCCAAGCCGATGCTTTAGGTATGGCGTATATGGCCAAGGGCGGCCACAATCCAGCGGGCATGGTAGGGTTGATGGAGCTCCTTAGTGCCCAATCCAAACAGAAGCCCAACGCCCTAGAGACCATGTTTGCCACCCACCCCATGAGTCGCGAGCGGCTCTCCACTGCCAAACGCCGCTTTCAAGAGAGCTACCGCAACCACCAAGCGGCCCCCAACAACCGGGCGCGTTACATGGATCACACCGCCACCATTCGGGCCCAAAAACCCACCATAGAATGGATCCAAAAGGCCGACACCGCCCTTGCAAACAAGCAAGTTTCGCAAGCGGAATCCTGTTTGGCCAAGGCCCTAAAAAGCACCGAAGATGACTACACCGCCCTGGTTAAAATGGCCAAAATTCAGCTGGCCAAGGGCGATGCGCGCGGGGCCAAGCGCTATGTGGAACTGGCCAAGCACTCCTATCCAAATGAAGCCCAGGCACTGCATGTGGCGGCCATCACCAACCTGACCAGTGGCAACCCCAGCGCGGCCCACGAAGATCTGCTGGCCTACGAACGGGTCGTGCCGGGCAACCCCCAGACCACCTTTTTGCAAGGCAAGGCCTTGGATGATATGCAGCGCCCCAGCGAAGCCGCCCGCTACTACCGCGCCTATCTGCGTCGCGGCAGCCGCGACGCCTACAGCCACTACGCTCAGCAGCGGTTGCAGCAGTGGAGCCAGACGAATCCCCAACCATGAGCTTACTCGACGCAGGCGATCCAACGCGGCATATCCTACACATGGATGCCGATCTGCT
Protein-coding sequences here:
- a CDS encoding STAS domain-containing protein; translated protein: MIKTYEKDQHLVVVLPARFDFKMADYFREIYHNHPPRSYHIDFSAVHSMDSAALGMLLLLREHCGGEQARITLKNCHGQLAQLLRIARFEQIFHTEPALS
- a CDS encoding hydrogen peroxide-inducible genes activator: MNLNQLRYVMAVARQGTFSRAAKICHVSQPSLSVAVRNLEEELGVVLFERFKHEVRVTTEGERILARIQQALEAVAQIELAARSEENDPLKGSLRLGAIFTIAPYLFPSFVPELHQWAPQLTLLLEENFTASLSEKLKRGELDAMVIALPYDEPGVVTTPLYDEPFVVGMPAGHPWAGRHDLSGNDLAGERLLLLGKGHCFRDQVLEICPACHYVVDTATGLHNIIEGSSLETIRHMVASGVGITVLPMSSITTMVCSSLNCPEQSRSALRYAYFKEPAPVRRIALAWRDSHPNPELLKVVLAALLASVPKQMLLLNA
- a CDS encoding exopolyphosphatase; protein product: MAADKYRLVTRSDFDGLVCAVLLKELDLIDDIKFVHPKDMQDGVIDITARDITTNLPYVPGCYLCFDHHHSETVRVDQGQGLPANMIIDGEAPSAARVVYEYFGGKEKLPGISDDMMVEVDKADSAQYNEDEVLFADGWALLNFLMDARTGLGRFRHFRISNYELMMQLIDYCRNHTIAEILALPDVKERVDLYFEEETLFKTQIQMRTKIHENLAVLDLRMDETIHAGNRFIVYALYPQCNISMHVLWGKDRKNTVFALGKSIFNRTSKTNIGELCLKYGGGGHHAAGTCQVPNADYMRVQQELMRAILADG
- the modA gene encoding molybdate ABC transporter substrate-binding protein — protein: MMHQIQSLPLLLTVLLAFSPMATPSAQAETPSTTLVLAVANSTCDLFRALSQPFQKRTGHTTTLICKSSGRLAKGLAGQAIEADYYLSANKKWMDFMVAAQLVQAPLVRQVWGNTLVVAAPLTTPISLTGLQDLAQPKVSTLLIGDPSTAPFGRYAKQVLQKANIWSAIRPKIATRLHITLLAQELEQANATTVGILFATNLTPKHRLLFAIPAQQQPPIQYFAAPLDKSKHPTEIKEFLQFMQSDEARTIITQAGFLLGEPNTP
- a CDS encoding sensor histidine kinase — its product is MKGLARYRNLPLFWQLLLPMLLVVTLWFAHALYTLHGMGQGQHRLVNLYNDKVQRLLEMERLQVEISRIHLLLLKHLTSESGQQMAVTKQELDQHTQALYKLLQEVSHERTSHAASLVSNQVDEIYQHYITVLGKVLTLSGDFEKERALALLESETGPALEAIHAIFLDLTLTEENHMHQGFKEALTLQNRIYVTTLFTGIFIALISWLVIWLVSRQTSMRLQQLVQEATALGQGQLNTRLTIETEDEIGKLAHSLNTMACQLEAAMTEEHVASVALQQANQKLQSAQDRLEERVKARTKRLALSEQQLLAEITIRSALNTLLERTLATNTIQELMEACLESLLSQPFLGLAQQGGFFLLEAESGRLKLQCGVDFPMDVCHQCQGTANAPCHLSLADGQVRFHATTTYDGELIALYVTPLQIEGGLSGVMMLRGDTLQGERLETTLFLQSCARIIRMALKRLHLQSVMLQQEKMVSLGEMVAGVAHEVNTPVGIGVTAASELCSTTQQFRRLLNSEGISEDELESYLHSVESCSQLIHDSMQRAATLVRSFKMVSVDQSSEQQRRFNLYQHLEAITTSLRHQIRGAQVEIVISCPRDLEVNSYPGAYAQIFTNLIQNSIVHGFAGDMPTVGGILSIEVGPHGDQLQILYRDNGSGIDPAVRSKIFQPFFTTKRHRGGSGLGMHVVFNLITGLLKGTISCEASPTGAHFRILLPWACEPHLTATEARPHV
- a CDS encoding radical SAM protein, whose product is MFEYAGPLYRPPSEAAHLILQATIGCSVNHCTFCSMYRHKRFHIKPLPQLFKEIEHAASAWPTARRVFLADGDALVLPTDHLERILDHLRRHLPQLQRVSCYALPANLRKKSLRELNRLAAKKLTLIYYGMESGDANLLKIIRKGATPEGMAAGVWKAHEAGLKISATVILGLGGQRLWQSHIDHTAELINRVPLSYLSTLQLYLDPHLEAAFLARFTPPFQFQQDHQILQELAQLVAAINHPPKRIIFRSNHASNALALAGNLPDHQAALLARIAQAQANVQGLRPTWTRSL
- a CDS encoding alpha/beta fold hydrolase, whose amino-acid sequence is MEQEGGMEGVAALHYRVTGEADAPPWVFLHGLMGAGQNWRRIVRGMQQGRQILTYDQRGHGRSAKPAQGYALEDYANDLLMLVDALGWSRFVLVGHSLGGRVALCFAHAYPQRLRGLVIVDIGPGGQNQIADRSAKLLEMIPTPFADKAAAKHYFAHTFAQQAHAAGWGAVARLGAFLYSNLHVSEQGQVDWRFYKPGMLASVAAPAQQPRWDQLHGLSMPTLLMRGEHSDYLSPETFRQMVACNAHIQGVQIPQAGHWVHADQPEAFMAQLHHFEQRLSGG